The Oryzias latipes chromosome 16, ASM223467v1 genome includes a region encoding these proteins:
- the gtpbp10 gene encoding GTP-binding protein 10 has product MVHISRICLRKYGNFVDNLRLYVRGGGGGMGLPRLGGQGGNGGDVWVVAKNNMTLKRIKDKYPLKRFVGGSGGNSSVRALKGEKGTDVEVPAPVGIAVTTDDGRIVGDLNEEGDRVLVAKGGSGGSLYSAFEPTKGQAKHIRLDLKLIADLGLVGFPNAGKSSLLAALSNATPQIASYAFTTLRPEIGKVMYPDYKQISIADLPGLIEGAYMNKGMGHKFLKHVERTKQLLFVVDVCGFQLASKTPFRSAFEAVQLLIKELELYKEEVASKPALLVVNKMDLPDAEDKLAELKEQLKNPEEFSDLLPGDMIPKNYMTFRHVVPVSAMTGLGIDHLKSCIRQSLDEEATLKSSDVLREKLLRLRSH; this is encoded by the exons ATGGTCCACATTAGCAGGATTTGCTTGCGGAAG TACGGAAACTTTGTGGACAATCTTCGCCTGTATGTccgaggaggtggaggtggcaTGGGTTTGCCCCGTCTTGGGGGGCAAGGAGGCAATGGGGGGGATGTTTGGGTAGTTGCAAAGAATAACATGACTTTGAAGAGAATCAAGGACAAATACCCTCTGAAACGTTTTGTGGGCGGATCAGGAGGCAACAGCAG TGTACGAGCTCTGAAGGGGGAGAAAGGGACCGACGTGGAGGTCCCTGCTCCTGTTGGCATTGCAGTTACCACTGATGATGGAAGAATTGTTG GTGATCTAAATGAGGAGGGCGATCGTGTCTTGGTGGCAAAAGGAGGTTCTGGAGGCTCCCTCTACTCTGCTTTTGAGCCCACAAAAGGCCAGGCTAAACACATACGGCTTGACCTGAAGCTCATTGCAGATCTGGGGCTTGTAGG GTTCCCAAATGCAGGAAAATCATCTCTCCTGGCAGCTCTATCCAATGCAACACCTCAGATTGCAAGCTATGCAT tcacaacTTTGAGACCTGAGATTGGCAAAGTGATGTATCCAGATTACAAGCAG ATTTCTATTGCTGATCTCCCAGGGTTGATTGAGGGGGCTTACATGAACAAAGGCATGGGTCACAAATTCTTGAAACACGTGGAAAGGACAAAGCAGCTCTTATTTGTG GTGGATGTTTGTGGTTTCCAGCTTGCAAGTAAAACACCTTTCAGGTCGGCTTTTGAAGCTGTGCAGCTTCTTATCAAG GAGTTGGAGTTGTACAAAGAAGAGGTGGCGTCCAAGCCTGCTTTACTGGTTGTAAACAAGATGGACCTTCCTGATGCTGAAGACAAATTAGCAGAGCTGAAGGAACAACTAAAGAACCCAGAAG AGTTTTCTGATTTGCTGCCTGGTGACATGATACCGAAGAACTACATGACCTTCCGACATGTGGTCCCCGTTTCCGCCATGACAGGGCTTGGAATCGATCATTTGAAAAGCTGCATTCGACAGTCTCTTGATGAAGAGGCCACCCTGAAATCCAGTGACGTACTTCGGGAAAAGCTGCTGAGACTTCGCTCGCACTAA
- the osgin2 gene encoding oxidative stress-induced growth inhibitor 2: MPLLEETTVPQEHPLTLPVVIIGNGPSGICLSYLLSGYKPYLDTTTVHPNPMLFKKLQQTKHVPITEQDLEYLSEGLEGRSRNPVAVLFDTLLHPNADFGYEFPPVLKWRRDKQQHIPHMVLGKATPGGAWHAMEGSMLTISLGIWMELPGVNYRDLTGGKHRDVTSDRATPEEISTYYRDYVKLKGLQKNFVDNTYVTSVQKLCRGQEVETLENGKTDQGDGRVGDGDNEGFGGNGKECVNNAGALWEIRGYQQVQSDTHVPFCLFAENVVLATGASDSPVRLGVEGEDLPFVFHTISELGLAVSQKRLDMNSDPVLIIGAGLSAADAVLCARNSNIKVLHVFRKSVDNPDLIFKQLPKTLYPEYYKVYNMMCSQTYTNVAPSSATCRPQAVSLASSVCAKMCPKPQFAAGKSTDEGASVRPFPDYTSFPEHCLVSFQSDRKCLLQGDNSLKAFKISLALVLIGTNPNLFFLKGQGQYLGKDPTRPISCKQNPIDIDPYTYECTKEPGLFAMGPLVGDNFVRFLKGGALGIASCLLKRFKKREKLISNGRNNII, encoded by the exons ATGCCTCTTCTAGAAGAGACCACCGTGCCACAGGAGCATCCACTTACCCTCCCTGTGGTTATTATTG GGAACGGACCTTCAGGTATTTGCCTCTCCTACCTGCTCAGTGGATACAAACCTTACTTAGACACAACGACTGTCCACCCAAACCCAATGCTATTCAAAAAACTGCAGCAGACCAAGCATGTCCCCATAACCGAGCAG GATCTGGAGTATTTAAGTGAAGGTCTTGAGGGGAGGTCAAGGAATCCCGTGGCAGTTCTGTTTGACACACTGCTGCACCCCAATGCTGACTTCGGCTACGAGTTCCCTCCTGTCCTTAAGTGGAGGAGAGACAAGCAGCAGCACATCCCACACATGGTTCTGGGGAAGGCAACACCTGGAGGTGCTTGGCAT GCAATGGAAGGATCTATGTTGACAATTAGTCTGGGCATCTGGATGGAGCTTCCTGGCGTTAACTACAGAGATTTGACGGGTGGTAAACACAG GGACGTAACCAGCGACAGAGCCACCCCGGAGGAGATCTCAACTTATTATCGTGACTATGTGAAGCTAAAGGGTCTCCAGAAAAATTTTGTTGATAACACCTACGTGACCTCTGTCCAGAAACTGTGCCGGGGGCAGGAGGTGGAAACTCTGGAAAACGGGAAAACTGATCAAGGAGATGGCAGAGTGGGAGATGGTGATAATGAGGGCTTTGGGGGGAATGGAAAGGAGTGTGTAAACAATGCTGGAGCTCTCTGGGAAATAAGGGGGTACCAGCAGGTGCAGAGTGACACCCATGTCCCCTTCTGTCTGTTTGCTGAAAATGTGGTTCTGGCCACTGGTGCGTCGGACTCTCCAGTTCGATTGGGCGTAGAGGGGGAGGATCTACCTTTCGTATTCCACACCATCTCAGAACTGGGCTTGGCTGTAAGTCAGAAGAGGCTAGATATGAACTCTGACCCGGTCCTAATTATTGGCGCTGGTTTAAGTGCTGCCGATGCAGTCCTGTGTGCTCGCAACAGCAACATTAAAGTGCTGCATGTTTTCCGCAAGAGCGTAGACAATCCAGACCTCATCTTTAAGCAGTTGCCCAAGACCTTGTACCCGGAGTACTACAAAGTGTACAACATGATGTGCTCTCAGACCTACACAAATGTAGCCCCTTCCTCTGCGACGTGCAGACCGCAGGCAGTTAGTCTTGCCTCGTCGGTGTGTGCAAAAATGTGCCCCAAACCCCAGTTTGCTGCAGGTAAAAGTACAGATGAAGGGGCCAGTGTGAGGCCATTTCCTGACTACACCAGTTTTCCAGAACACTGCTTGGTGTCCTTTCAGTCCGACAGGAAGTGTTTGCTGCAGGGGGACAATTCCTTAAAGGCTTTCAAGATATCCTTGGCGTTGGTACTGATTGGAACCAACCCCAACCTGTTCTTCCTGAAGGGGCAGGGGCAATACTTGGGTAAGGACCCAACAAGACCCATCTCCTGTAAACAAAACCCGATCGACATCGATCCATACACTTATGAGTGCACTAAGGAGCCAGGATTGTTTGCCATGGGCCCCCTGGTAGGAGATAACTTTGTTCGCTTTTTAAAGGGTGGCGCCCTGGGCATTGCTTCCTGTCTGCTGAAGAGGTTTAAGAAGAGAGAAAAGCTCATCAGCAATGGAAGAAATaatatcatttag
- the nbn gene encoding nibrin isoform X1 yields MWILSPLENGGETHYIFCGKEYVVGRKNCAILLPSDQSISRAHANLTATDQTLTLKDSSKYGTFVRNQRVTSPVNLTPGDEVTFGVFHSKFRVIHQKLVVCSSCLDNDGKASLTEALLALGGKLVNSWSLDCTHLAMPTVKVTIKTISALLCCCPIVKPEFFSELNSAVQQKRPPPKPESFNPEIDEPVLSDENVNLGAVSARKQLFRGKTFIFLNAKQLKRLSGAVRFGGGSSQLLEEGALPCNLLQSPNTCVVDILTASSQILLPASITEWANSVKNLLARKGLRVIPESEIGLAAIYASCDQYCNPSCPILDLDSAPKVTPRIPSASLSQNIAVDETVLPAASQNITAYAVNTEPSQRKEVCEMTGVGVAVEETQEKIEFQNSRRFSGSKLSAHTKTPQFVVPETIPSTFNNTDSLKKTLQSRATEEGHADVRPPPSASRTSAQSVLHKQSPRKPKTSPQTSPQKQMTLTNFFQSVNKKRPLEDEPSAVTPEPKRAATETSIATQAQNSSPPFTVPKAQSQTPALLDVRSEASSEKPQSRKRKEMEIELEELESIMSEDMDLFDGQISTSRGQQEEPNVPKARISPKEKHDLQAVDPSSKRQRIHHQQNKMNTPQLQGGLEKDHHLQNKYSEHNTVSKTSKMLTGGQDLKKPPEASPSSTTEEMKHFEEDEGSFIEDAELLEINVCQEKKETPAEKPVPIKQEAQESKIDEDLPKKLILVEFRSLTVSAPPKTQPKLMQQNGHAKNFKCFRKRQAPGVGSIPIIGGSDLLVHNRGKNTDLDEWLRDAVEEERQSRRDESMGDDLFRYNPTKLSRRR; encoded by the exons ATGTGGATATTGAGCCCCCTGGAGAATGGAG GTGAAACCCACTATATTTTCTGTGGTAAAGAATATGTGGTGGGCCGCAAGAACTGTGCCATCCTTCTTCCGAGTGACCAGTCCATCAGCAGAGCTCATGCTAACCTAACTGCAACTGACCAG ACTCTCACTCTAAAAGACTCTTCCAAGTACGGCACGTTTGTCAGGAACCAGCGTGTGACATCACCCGTGAACCTAACGCCGGGGGACGAAGTAACATTTGGGGTTTTTCATAGCAAATTCAG AGTGATCCATCAGAAACTTGTGGTTTGTTCATCATGCTTGGACAATGACGGGAAGGCATCTCTAACTGAGGCGCTCTTGGCTTTGGGTGGGAAGCTGGTGAACTCGTGGAGTCTGGACTGCACCCACCTGGCCATGCCCACTGTTAAAGTGACCATTAAG ACCATCTCAGCTTTACTGTGTTGTTGTCCCATCGTGAAGCCAGAGTTCTTCTCAGAGCTCAACAGTGCTGTCCAGCAAAAACGTCCGCCTCCTAAACCTGAGAG CTTCAATCCTGAAATCGACGAGCCCGTCTTGAGCGACGAGAATGTTAATCTTGGGGCGGTTTCAGCTCGTAAACAACTGTTCCGTGGAAAGACCTTCATTTTCCTTAATGCCAAACAG CTGAAGCGTCTAAGTGGAGCGGTGAGGTTTGGCGGTGGAAGCAGCCAGCTGCTGGAGGAGGGCGCGCTGCCCTGCAACCTGCTGCAGTCTCCAAACACCTGTGTGGTTGACATTCTAACAGCCAGCTCCCAAATTCTACTTCCAGCTTCCATCACAGAGTGGGCAAACTCTGTAAAGAATCTCCTTGCAAG GAAAGGCCTTAGAGTCATCCCAGAATCAGAAATTGGTTTGGCTGCTATCTatgcttcctgtgatcagtacTGCAATCCATCCTGTCCAATACTAGACTTGG ATTCAGCACCAAAAGTGACTCCCAGAATCCCGAGCGCTTCGCTGTCGCAGAACATAGCTGTGGATGAGACCGTGCTCCCTGCAGCGTCGCAGAACATTACAGCTTACGCTGTCAACACAGAACCCTCACAAAG GAAGGAGGTTTGTGAAATGACAGGAGTGGGAGTGGCAgtggaagaaactcaggagaaAATCGAATTCCAGAACAGCAGGCGGTTCTCTGGGTCCAAGCTTTCAGCTCACACAAAAACCCCTCAGTTTGTTGTTCCTGAAACGATACCCTCGACTTTCAACAACACTGACTCTTTAAAGAAGACTCTGCAGTCCAGAGCAACAG AAGAAGGCCATGCAGATGTTAGACCTCCGCCATCTGCATCCAGGACCAGTGCTCAATCCGTCCTCCATAAACAATCCCCCAGGAAACCAAAAACCTCTCCACAGACGTCTCCACAGAAACAGATGACGCTGACCAACTTCTTTCAGTCCgtcaacaaaaaaag ACCTCTGGAGGACGAGCCCTCAGCTGTCACGCCAGAGCCAAAGCGGGCTGCAACGGAAACATCCATCGCCACGCAGGCCCAGAACTCCTCACCTCCATTCACAGTCCCCAAAGCTCAGTCCCAGACTCCAGCTTTGCTGGACGTTCGCTCAGAGGCTTCTTCAGAGAAACCACAGAGCAGAAAGAGGAAGGAGATGGAGATAGAGCTGGAAGAGCTGGAGTCCATTATGTCTGAGGACATGGACTTGTTCGATGGTCAGATTTCAACCAGTCGAGGCCAGCAAGAGGAGCCAAATGTGCCCAAAGCCAGAATTTCACCAAAAGAGAAGCATGATCTGCAGGCTGTGGATCCTTCAAGCAAGCGCCAGCGGATCCACCACCAACAAAACAAGATGAACACACCACAGCTGCAGGGGGGTCTGGAAAAAGACCATCATTTGCAAAACAAGTACAGTGAACACAATACTGTTTCTAAAACGTCAAAGATGCTGACAGGAGGTCAGGATTTGAAAAAACCTCCTGAAGCATCTCCATCCAGCACGACAGAAGAAATGAAGCATTTTGAAGAGGATGAAGGATCATTCATTGAG GATGCTGAATTACTGGAAATCAATGTTTGTCAAGAGAAAAAGGAGACCCCAGCTGAAAAACCCGTCCCCATTAAGCAGGAGGCTCAA GAATCTAAGATCGATGAGGATCTTCCTAAGAAGCTGATTTTGGTGGAGTTCAGATCTCTGACAGTCTCAGCTCCCCCGAAAACCCAACCCAAACTGATGCAGCAGAACGGCCATGCCAAGAACTTCAAATGTTTCCGAAAG AGGCAGGCTCCAGGTGTTGGCAGCATCCCCATCATCGGAGGATCCGATTTGTTGGTTCATAACCGGGGCAAGAACACTGATCTGGATGAATGGCTGAGGGATGCAGTGGAG GAGGAGCGTCAGAGCCGACGGGATGAATCGATGGGAGATGACTTGTTCAG GTACAACCCTACCAAGCTGAGCAGGCGAAGATGA
- the nbn gene encoding nibrin isoform X2: MWILSPLENGGETHYIFCGKEYVVGRKNCAILLPSDQSISRAHANLTATDQTLTLKDSSKYGTFVRNQRVTSPVNLTPGDEVTFGVFHSKFRVIHQKLVVCSSCLDNDGKASLTEALLALGGKLVNSWSLDCTHLAMPTVKVTIKTISALLCCCPIVKPEFFSELNSAVQQKRPPPKPESFNPEIDEPVLSDENVNLGAVSARKQLFRGKTFIFLNAKQLKRLSGAVRFGGGSSQLLEEGALPCNLLQSPNTCVVDILTASSQILLPASITEWANSVKNLLARKGLRVIPESEIGLAAIYASCDQYCNPSCPILDLDSAPKVTPRIPSASLSQNIAVDETVLPAASQNITAYAVNTEPSQRKEVCEMTGVGVAVEETQEKIEFQNSRRFSGSKLSAHTKTPQFVVPETIPSTFNNTDSLKKTLQSRATEGHADVRPPPSASRTSAQSVLHKQSPRKPKTSPQTSPQKQMTLTNFFQSVNKKRPLEDEPSAVTPEPKRAATETSIATQAQNSSPPFTVPKAQSQTPALLDVRSEASSEKPQSRKRKEMEIELEELESIMSEDMDLFDGQISTSRGQQEEPNVPKARISPKEKHDLQAVDPSSKRQRIHHQQNKMNTPQLQGGLEKDHHLQNKYSEHNTVSKTSKMLTGGQDLKKPPEASPSSTTEEMKHFEEDEGSFIEDAELLEINVCQEKKETPAEKPVPIKQEAQESKIDEDLPKKLILVEFRSLTVSAPPKTQPKLMQQNGHAKNFKCFRKRQAPGVGSIPIIGGSDLLVHNRGKNTDLDEWLRDAVEEERQSRRDESMGDDLFRYNPTKLSRRR; this comes from the exons ATGTGGATATTGAGCCCCCTGGAGAATGGAG GTGAAACCCACTATATTTTCTGTGGTAAAGAATATGTGGTGGGCCGCAAGAACTGTGCCATCCTTCTTCCGAGTGACCAGTCCATCAGCAGAGCTCATGCTAACCTAACTGCAACTGACCAG ACTCTCACTCTAAAAGACTCTTCCAAGTACGGCACGTTTGTCAGGAACCAGCGTGTGACATCACCCGTGAACCTAACGCCGGGGGACGAAGTAACATTTGGGGTTTTTCATAGCAAATTCAG AGTGATCCATCAGAAACTTGTGGTTTGTTCATCATGCTTGGACAATGACGGGAAGGCATCTCTAACTGAGGCGCTCTTGGCTTTGGGTGGGAAGCTGGTGAACTCGTGGAGTCTGGACTGCACCCACCTGGCCATGCCCACTGTTAAAGTGACCATTAAG ACCATCTCAGCTTTACTGTGTTGTTGTCCCATCGTGAAGCCAGAGTTCTTCTCAGAGCTCAACAGTGCTGTCCAGCAAAAACGTCCGCCTCCTAAACCTGAGAG CTTCAATCCTGAAATCGACGAGCCCGTCTTGAGCGACGAGAATGTTAATCTTGGGGCGGTTTCAGCTCGTAAACAACTGTTCCGTGGAAAGACCTTCATTTTCCTTAATGCCAAACAG CTGAAGCGTCTAAGTGGAGCGGTGAGGTTTGGCGGTGGAAGCAGCCAGCTGCTGGAGGAGGGCGCGCTGCCCTGCAACCTGCTGCAGTCTCCAAACACCTGTGTGGTTGACATTCTAACAGCCAGCTCCCAAATTCTACTTCCAGCTTCCATCACAGAGTGGGCAAACTCTGTAAAGAATCTCCTTGCAAG GAAAGGCCTTAGAGTCATCCCAGAATCAGAAATTGGTTTGGCTGCTATCTatgcttcctgtgatcagtacTGCAATCCATCCTGTCCAATACTAGACTTGG ATTCAGCACCAAAAGTGACTCCCAGAATCCCGAGCGCTTCGCTGTCGCAGAACATAGCTGTGGATGAGACCGTGCTCCCTGCAGCGTCGCAGAACATTACAGCTTACGCTGTCAACACAGAACCCTCACAAAG GAAGGAGGTTTGTGAAATGACAGGAGTGGGAGTGGCAgtggaagaaactcaggagaaAATCGAATTCCAGAACAGCAGGCGGTTCTCTGGGTCCAAGCTTTCAGCTCACACAAAAACCCCTCAGTTTGTTGTTCCTGAAACGATACCCTCGACTTTCAACAACACTGACTCTTTAAAGAAGACTCTGCAGTCCAGAGCAACAG AAGGCCATGCAGATGTTAGACCTCCGCCATCTGCATCCAGGACCAGTGCTCAATCCGTCCTCCATAAACAATCCCCCAGGAAACCAAAAACCTCTCCACAGACGTCTCCACAGAAACAGATGACGCTGACCAACTTCTTTCAGTCCgtcaacaaaaaaag ACCTCTGGAGGACGAGCCCTCAGCTGTCACGCCAGAGCCAAAGCGGGCTGCAACGGAAACATCCATCGCCACGCAGGCCCAGAACTCCTCACCTCCATTCACAGTCCCCAAAGCTCAGTCCCAGACTCCAGCTTTGCTGGACGTTCGCTCAGAGGCTTCTTCAGAGAAACCACAGAGCAGAAAGAGGAAGGAGATGGAGATAGAGCTGGAAGAGCTGGAGTCCATTATGTCTGAGGACATGGACTTGTTCGATGGTCAGATTTCAACCAGTCGAGGCCAGCAAGAGGAGCCAAATGTGCCCAAAGCCAGAATTTCACCAAAAGAGAAGCATGATCTGCAGGCTGTGGATCCTTCAAGCAAGCGCCAGCGGATCCACCACCAACAAAACAAGATGAACACACCACAGCTGCAGGGGGGTCTGGAAAAAGACCATCATTTGCAAAACAAGTACAGTGAACACAATACTGTTTCTAAAACGTCAAAGATGCTGACAGGAGGTCAGGATTTGAAAAAACCTCCTGAAGCATCTCCATCCAGCACGACAGAAGAAATGAAGCATTTTGAAGAGGATGAAGGATCATTCATTGAG GATGCTGAATTACTGGAAATCAATGTTTGTCAAGAGAAAAAGGAGACCCCAGCTGAAAAACCCGTCCCCATTAAGCAGGAGGCTCAA GAATCTAAGATCGATGAGGATCTTCCTAAGAAGCTGATTTTGGTGGAGTTCAGATCTCTGACAGTCTCAGCTCCCCCGAAAACCCAACCCAAACTGATGCAGCAGAACGGCCATGCCAAGAACTTCAAATGTTTCCGAAAG AGGCAGGCTCCAGGTGTTGGCAGCATCCCCATCATCGGAGGATCCGATTTGTTGGTTCATAACCGGGGCAAGAACACTGATCTGGATGAATGGCTGAGGGATGCAGTGGAG GAGGAGCGTCAGAGCCGACGGGATGAATCGATGGGAGATGACTTGTTCAG GTACAACCCTACCAAGCTGAGCAGGCGAAGATGA
- the nbn gene encoding nibrin isoform X3: MDLFIYGETHYIFCGKEYVVGRKNCAILLPSDQSISRAHANLTATDQTLTLKDSSKYGTFVRNQRVTSPVNLTPGDEVTFGVFHSKFRVIHQKLVVCSSCLDNDGKASLTEALLALGGKLVNSWSLDCTHLAMPTVKVTIKTISALLCCCPIVKPEFFSELNSAVQQKRPPPKPESFNPEIDEPVLSDENVNLGAVSARKQLFRGKTFIFLNAKQLKRLSGAVRFGGGSSQLLEEGALPCNLLQSPNTCVVDILTASSQILLPASITEWANSVKNLLARKGLRVIPESEIGLAAIYASCDQYCNPSCPILDLDSAPKVTPRIPSASLSQNIAVDETVLPAASQNITAYAVNTEPSQRKEVCEMTGVGVAVEETQEKIEFQNSRRFSGSKLSAHTKTPQFVVPETIPSTFNNTDSLKKTLQSRATEEGHADVRPPPSASRTSAQSVLHKQSPRKPKTSPQTSPQKQMTLTNFFQSVNKKRPLEDEPSAVTPEPKRAATETSIATQAQNSSPPFTVPKAQSQTPALLDVRSEASSEKPQSRKRKEMEIELEELESIMSEDMDLFDGQISTSRGQQEEPNVPKARISPKEKHDLQAVDPSSKRQRIHHQQNKMNTPQLQGGLEKDHHLQNKYSEHNTVSKTSKMLTGGQDLKKPPEASPSSTTEEMKHFEEDEGSFIEDAELLEINVCQEKKETPAEKPVPIKQEAQESKIDEDLPKKLILVEFRSLTVSAPPKTQPKLMQQNGHAKNFKCFRKRQAPGVGSIPIIGGSDLLVHNRGKNTDLDEWLRDAVEEERQSRRDESMGDDLFRYNPTKLSRRR; the protein is encoded by the exons atggatttatttatttatg GTGAAACCCACTATATTTTCTGTGGTAAAGAATATGTGGTGGGCCGCAAGAACTGTGCCATCCTTCTTCCGAGTGACCAGTCCATCAGCAGAGCTCATGCTAACCTAACTGCAACTGACCAG ACTCTCACTCTAAAAGACTCTTCCAAGTACGGCACGTTTGTCAGGAACCAGCGTGTGACATCACCCGTGAACCTAACGCCGGGGGACGAAGTAACATTTGGGGTTTTTCATAGCAAATTCAG AGTGATCCATCAGAAACTTGTGGTTTGTTCATCATGCTTGGACAATGACGGGAAGGCATCTCTAACTGAGGCGCTCTTGGCTTTGGGTGGGAAGCTGGTGAACTCGTGGAGTCTGGACTGCACCCACCTGGCCATGCCCACTGTTAAAGTGACCATTAAG ACCATCTCAGCTTTACTGTGTTGTTGTCCCATCGTGAAGCCAGAGTTCTTCTCAGAGCTCAACAGTGCTGTCCAGCAAAAACGTCCGCCTCCTAAACCTGAGAG CTTCAATCCTGAAATCGACGAGCCCGTCTTGAGCGACGAGAATGTTAATCTTGGGGCGGTTTCAGCTCGTAAACAACTGTTCCGTGGAAAGACCTTCATTTTCCTTAATGCCAAACAG CTGAAGCGTCTAAGTGGAGCGGTGAGGTTTGGCGGTGGAAGCAGCCAGCTGCTGGAGGAGGGCGCGCTGCCCTGCAACCTGCTGCAGTCTCCAAACACCTGTGTGGTTGACATTCTAACAGCCAGCTCCCAAATTCTACTTCCAGCTTCCATCACAGAGTGGGCAAACTCTGTAAAGAATCTCCTTGCAAG GAAAGGCCTTAGAGTCATCCCAGAATCAGAAATTGGTTTGGCTGCTATCTatgcttcctgtgatcagtacTGCAATCCATCCTGTCCAATACTAGACTTGG ATTCAGCACCAAAAGTGACTCCCAGAATCCCGAGCGCTTCGCTGTCGCAGAACATAGCTGTGGATGAGACCGTGCTCCCTGCAGCGTCGCAGAACATTACAGCTTACGCTGTCAACACAGAACCCTCACAAAG GAAGGAGGTTTGTGAAATGACAGGAGTGGGAGTGGCAgtggaagaaactcaggagaaAATCGAATTCCAGAACAGCAGGCGGTTCTCTGGGTCCAAGCTTTCAGCTCACACAAAAACCCCTCAGTTTGTTGTTCCTGAAACGATACCCTCGACTTTCAACAACACTGACTCTTTAAAGAAGACTCTGCAGTCCAGAGCAACAG AAGAAGGCCATGCAGATGTTAGACCTCCGCCATCTGCATCCAGGACCAGTGCTCAATCCGTCCTCCATAAACAATCCCCCAGGAAACCAAAAACCTCTCCACAGACGTCTCCACAGAAACAGATGACGCTGACCAACTTCTTTCAGTCCgtcaacaaaaaaag ACCTCTGGAGGACGAGCCCTCAGCTGTCACGCCAGAGCCAAAGCGGGCTGCAACGGAAACATCCATCGCCACGCAGGCCCAGAACTCCTCACCTCCATTCACAGTCCCCAAAGCTCAGTCCCAGACTCCAGCTTTGCTGGACGTTCGCTCAGAGGCTTCTTCAGAGAAACCACAGAGCAGAAAGAGGAAGGAGATGGAGATAGAGCTGGAAGAGCTGGAGTCCATTATGTCTGAGGACATGGACTTGTTCGATGGTCAGATTTCAACCAGTCGAGGCCAGCAAGAGGAGCCAAATGTGCCCAAAGCCAGAATTTCACCAAAAGAGAAGCATGATCTGCAGGCTGTGGATCCTTCAAGCAAGCGCCAGCGGATCCACCACCAACAAAACAAGATGAACACACCACAGCTGCAGGGGGGTCTGGAAAAAGACCATCATTTGCAAAACAAGTACAGTGAACACAATACTGTTTCTAAAACGTCAAAGATGCTGACAGGAGGTCAGGATTTGAAAAAACCTCCTGAAGCATCTCCATCCAGCACGACAGAAGAAATGAAGCATTTTGAAGAGGATGAAGGATCATTCATTGAG GATGCTGAATTACTGGAAATCAATGTTTGTCAAGAGAAAAAGGAGACCCCAGCTGAAAAACCCGTCCCCATTAAGCAGGAGGCTCAA GAATCTAAGATCGATGAGGATCTTCCTAAGAAGCTGATTTTGGTGGAGTTCAGATCTCTGACAGTCTCAGCTCCCCCGAAAACCCAACCCAAACTGATGCAGCAGAACGGCCATGCCAAGAACTTCAAATGTTTCCGAAAG AGGCAGGCTCCAGGTGTTGGCAGCATCCCCATCATCGGAGGATCCGATTTGTTGGTTCATAACCGGGGCAAGAACACTGATCTGGATGAATGGCTGAGGGATGCAGTGGAG GAGGAGCGTCAGAGCCGACGGGATGAATCGATGGGAGATGACTTGTTCAG GTACAACCCTACCAAGCTGAGCAGGCGAAGATGA